AATCGATTTGAGACAGAATCGCGATGTGTtcggaaaatctcagaatcgatgctgaatcatttcttGATTCGCGTTGCAACGATTTTTCGTCCCATCCCTACAATTATAGTATGTGTTCTCAGAttgtaaatgtttcaaatatcAATTACCTAACAAAATTAACGTTTTCTAAAATCTGTTTCTCCCAACAATTTTGAATCTATCATGTTTACAAATTGTTTCAATATATAAAATCTTTTAAGTATTTCAAAATCCTCTGTcgtacaaataaaacattttggatTCCCTATTATTTAATTCTACCAATACTTACCACATGTTTGTTATACTGTCAGGATGGCCGAGCGGTCTAAGGCGCCAGACTCAAGGGTTTCGACCTTCTCAAACAATGAGGCTTCTGGTCTCCAAATGGAGGCGTGGGTTCAAATCCCACTTCTGACAACAACTTTTCGAGAAAATGCCATAAtgcttatatattaaaatatgacagAAGCGATATAGTATGTATTCTCAGATTATGAATATGTCAAATATCGTTCGTTTGACGAAAACTAACCTATACATTTTTTCGCATTatgtttacaaattatttaaaaatatattaaatatttcaaaatcctatttcataaaaataaaacattttggattctgtattatttaaaatattttggattccCCATTGTTTAATTCACTTATATCAGTAGTTACAGCGAGCGGACTTTTCCAATTGTCAGGATGGCCGAGCGGTCTAAGGCGCCAGACTCAAGGGTTTCGACCTTCTCAAACAATGAGGCTTCTGGTCTCCGAATGGAGGCGTGGGTTCAAATCCCACTTCTGACAACAGCTTTTCGagcttatatattaaatatgacaCAAGCAATAAAGTATGTATTCTCAGATGAATGTCAAAAATCGTTCACTTAACGAAAACTAacctaaagttttttttctgaaatctgTTTCTCGCGACAATTTCAAATCAATtatgtttgtaatttttttcaaaatattttaaatatgtcaaaatcctatgtcataaaaataaaacaatttgcaTCCTTATTGTTTACTTAACTGATACTTACAGAAAGCACAGACGCCAGACTCAAGGGTTTGTCCTTCTCAGAGAATGAGGCTTGTGGTCTCCGAATGGAGGCGTGGGTTCAAATCCCACTTCTGACAacaacttttcaaaaacttgagAAAATGCCATAATCCTTATATATTAAGATATGACTTAAGCcagaggtctcaaactcaattcctggaatgccgcagctctgcagagttcagctccaaccagctccaaaTCACACCTGTTTGGAAGTTTCtggtaatcctgaagaccttgattagcttgatcaggtgtgtttgattagggttgaagctaaactgtgcagagctgtggccctacaggaattgagtttgagaacACTGACTTGAGCAATATAGTATGTGTTCTCAGATTATGAATGCGTCAAATATCAATCACTTAACGAAAACTACCCTACAGTTTTTTTTCGTAAATCTGTTTCTCGCGACAATTTCGAATCCATTATGTTTactaattatttcaaaatatattaaatatttcacaatcctatgtcataaaaataaaacatttaggaTTCCCTATTATTTAATTCTACCAATACTTACCACATGTTTGTTATACTGTCAGGATGGCCGAGCGGTCTAAGGCGCCAGACTCAAGGGTTTCGACCTTCTCAAACAATGAGGCTTCTGGTCTCCAAATGGAGGCGTGGGTTCAAATCCCACTTCTGACAACAACTTTTCGAGAAAATGCCATAAtgcttatatattaaaatatgacagAAGCGATAATATTCTGGAATCCCTATTGTTATATCAGTAGTTACAGCGAGTGCTTGTCTCGTAATGTCAGGATGGCAAGCGGTCTAAGGCGCCAGACTCAAGGGTTTCGTCCTTCTCAAACAATGAGGCTTCTGGTCTCCGAATGGAGGCGTGGGTTCAAATCCCACTTCTGACAGTAACTTTTCGAGcttatatagtaaaatatgaCACAAGCAGTAAAGTATGTATTCTCAGATTATAAATGTGTCAAATATCGTTCACTTAACGAAAACTAacctaaagttttttttctttctttctgaaatCTGTTTCTCGTGACAATTTCGAATCAATtatgtttgtaatttttttttcaaaatatattaaatatttcgaAATCCCATGTCATAAAAAACACTTACTGAAAAAAACTGTGGTTCGATTGTTAGGGTGGCCGAGCGGTCTGGCGCCAGACTCATGGGTTTCGACTTTCTCAAACAATGAGGCTTCTGGTTTCCGAATGTGGATGTGGGTTCAAATCCCACTTCTGACAACAACTTTTCAGAGACTTGGAAAAATGCTGTATAtgcttattattaaaatatgacttaagcaatataatcaaaatatattaaatatttcaaaatcctatttcataaaaataaaacattttggattctgtattgtttaaaatattttggattccCCATTGTTTAATTCACTTATATCAGTAGTTACAGCGAGCACACTTTTTCAACTGTCAGGATGGCCGAGCGGTCTAAGGCGCCAGACTCAAGGGTTCAACCTTCTCAAGTGATGAGGTTTCTAGTCTCCGAATGGAGACGTGGGTTCAAATCCCACTTCTGACAACAGCTTTTCGAGAAACTCGAGAAAAtgcttatatattaaaatatgacaagCAATGTAGTGTATTCTCAGATTATGAATGTCAAATATCGTTCACTTAACGATAACTAacctagattttttttctgaaatctgTTTCTCGCGACAATTTCGAATTAATTATGTTtgcaaattatttcaaaatgtaaaaaaataaaataaataaaacatttggcATCCCTATTGTTTAGTTAACTGATACTTACAGTCACAGAAAGCACAGACGCCAGACTCAAGGGTTTCAACCTTCTCAGATAATGAAGCTTCTGGTCTCCGAATGGAGGCGTGGGTTCAAATCCCACTTCTGACAGTAACTTTTCGAGcttatatagtaaaatatgaCACAAGCAGTAAAGTATGTATTCTCAGATTATAAATGTGTCAAATATCGTTCACTTAACGAAAACTAacctaaagttttttttctttctttctgaaatCTGTTTCTCGCGACAATTTCGAATCAATtatgtttgtaatttttttttcaaaatatattaaatatttcgaAATCCCATGTCATAAAAAAcacttactgaaaaaaaactgtGGTTCGATTGTTAGGGTGGCCGAGCGGTCTGGCGCCAGACTCATGGGTTTCGACTTTCTCAAACAATGAGGCTTCTGGTTTCCGAATGTGGATGTGGGTTCAAATCCCACTTCTGACAACAACTTTTCAGAGACTTGGAAAAATGCTGTATAtgcttattattaaaatatgacttaagcaatataatcaaaatatattaaatatttcaaaatcctatttcataaaaataaaacattttggattctgtattgtttaaaatattttggattccCCATTGTTTAATTCACTTATATCAGTAGTTACAGCGAGCGGACTTTTACAACTGTCAGGATGGCCGAGCGGTCTAAGGCGCCAGACTCAAGGGTTCAACCTTCTCAAGCGATGAGGTTTCTGGTCTCCGAATGGAGGCGTGGGTTCAAATCCCACTTCTGACAACAGCTTTTCGAGAAACTCGAGAAAAtgcttatatattaaaatatgacacAAGCAATGTAGTGTATTCTCAGATTATGAATGTCAAATATCGTTCACTTAACGATAACTAacctggattttttttctgaaatctgTTTCTCGCGACAATTTCGAATTAATTATGTTtgcaaattatttcaaaatgtaaaaaaataaaataaataaaacatttggcATCCCTGTTGTTTAATTAACTGATACTTACAGTCACAGAAAACACAGACGCCAGACTCAAGGGTTTCGACCTTCTCAGATAATGAAGCTTCTGGTCTCCGAATGGAGGTGTGGGTTCAAATCCCACTTTTGACAACAACTTTttagaaacctgaaaaaatgccATAATtcttatatattacaatatgacTTAAGCAATATAGTACGTGTTCTCTATGAATGTGTCAAATTCCCCCCCAGTGGGTGTTCAGAGAGCATCGGGGGGCGTTGCaagcaatatttttgaaagggggGCGCTGATCTGTTCTTGGGGGGCATTTGGTTAGGACGAGTTTAGACCAAAGATGTACGAGCTGaaacttgcaaaagaaaatggtcTGCCACATCCTAACGCCGTCTCTACAACTTATCGGTAGCGCAAGTGCGTCAGAAATAGAACGCGGCATCCGTTTACTGTAGCGCTCGCGCTCAGTTGTTACTGAACGACTGATTATAACGGGATCTATGTGCTTTAACACATGTCGAGCAGTTCGCAGCCAGTGTAGTAGTGTTACATTAGTGTTAGCTGCTAGTTTAAAAGAATACTCCCGCTTCTAGACTAGACGGTGTATCATTTCCTTAGCAAACCACACTGACAAAAAAGCAAGATTTGAAATTTAActgaacataaatatataaatcagcacagcactaaaatagtaactattttgaaaattctataacctttttacttttattttgcctctgtcccaattttttttggagtgtgttgcataataaataactaaaaaaaaaagtgtttatattcacaaaatacaaacacaaaagttGGTCAGTGGAAActttggaaatcttttctttgtacttttgtcagttaaataaaaattaaatagaattaccaaatcacagattttataattttacaaaacgTCCCAACTTTTCTAGAATTAGGGTTGAACTTAGTTTTTGTAAtcaaactttgaaatattctcacgaaatctatgaaatatagtaaagtagGGTTTACATTTCTTCCATTTTCATGACTAAATGTGGTATTTACCAACCAAAATAACAATATCCACTATGTCAGAAAAAAGGGAATTCAATATATtcccaaaaaacatggtattttcTAAAACTAAGggataaatattaatttgcacTGAAAGCTAATTGAAAACATCCAAACATGTCACATGTGTTCAAGAGTTCCAGGAATGGAAGAACAAACTAAAATCTCTGTAAAAATGTCCCTGTGGATGTTCTAAACAGGAATttttatttagactttttaaatttgaggcAACAagattatttcaaaattattaaatatttcaaaatcctaagtcataaaaataaaacattttggattccctatgtttaaaatattttggattctCTATTGTGTAATTCACTTATACTGGCAGTTGCAGCGAATGTTGTTCGTGTACTGTCAGGATGGCCGAGCGGTCTAAGGCGCCAGACTCAAGGCTTTCAACCTTCTCAAACAATGAGGTTTCTGGTCTCCGAATGGAGGCGTGGGTTCAAATCCCACTTCTGACAGCAACTTTTAGAAACTCGAGAAAATGCCATAATacttgtatattaaaatacgACACAAGCAATATAGTATGTGTTCTCAGATTATAACTATGTCAAATATCTATTACTTGGCAAAAGCGAAGTTTTCAATCTGTTTCTCTAGATGATTTTGAATCTATTatgtttacaaattaaattaaaatatattaaatatttcaaaatccaTACACAGCATAACAATGAAACATTTTGGAttccaaaatatttaattaattacaccaacacataaaaaaacacaacgtaGTGTCAGAATGGCCGAGCGGTCTAAGGCGCCAGACTCAAGGATTTCAACCTTCTCAGGTAATGAGGCTTCTGGTCTCCGAATGGAGGCGTGGGTTCAAATCCCACTTCTGACAAGAGTCTTTTGTAGTGACAGAACACGAAATAAAAACGAGGCATATTGACGCAGAACGTCGTGTGCTACTGCTAGAGCAATGTCCAATCTTTAACAGCTCTCCAGCGGTCACGATTTCCATGTAAAAGAAAAGGGTGAGTCAGATTAGTCAGTGATTTTGCTCGATTTGCAGCGCCAGACGAGTAGGAGTCCTGTTTCAGTCATCTTAGCGACAGCTAGACCATCGTTACATATTGAATTCATTAACGACACATCatacacattactgtatgttaaatagttaaaacattacaaaaagaCAGTCATCAAGAACAGAAACAAGCACATTGCAATCGATTCAGTAATAGATTGCTTTAGTCTCGTGTCGCAAGACAGTCAGAACGATGTGAAGGAGCGATTGCTTTGTCTGGCGAATGGGCCAGTTTGTGTTCCTGACGTTTGTTGCTCAGTGCAGCTCGACTTTggtctaaatataaaataatggctCAGCCACCACCAAAACCATGGGAAAGGCGAATCCCTGGAACCATGACTGCACCACTAAACTATCGGTTCGTAAAAACTCGTCTTATTTTGGCCAGTATATCCAAGAGAGGAAGTGTTAGGAACGCTAGCAAGCCTGTTAGCTATCGAACACgcatatattcaaaatatatgtaCTTGATAAACCGGTTTTTAGTTATAGCATTAATAAATATGTTCATAAGTTTGGTGTTAATGCAACACTGGGAAAAATACTATCTGGTCGTGTTGACAGTTTAACTTGTGCTAATAAGTTACGTAAACTTAATGCTTGAGCACGTCAGTAACTGTTTGCATGCGAGTGTCAAAGTTCACTCCAACATACCATTTTGTcttctgacttttattttcaaatatacattttttgacCAAGATACTGTTATTGTTGCACTTACTTATACATGCTTTTTCATTTGactctgtcttttttttaatatttagctcAGCTGACTTTGGATCAGTATCACATAGTGGGCCATCAGTGTCTGGTCCTCCAGTTCTAACACGTGTGGCACCACCCGTCCCTCCAAGACCCGTTCAACAGGCATACCGCCCTACGTACAGTTCATTTCCCTCCTCATACAGCCCTTATGGGAGCTCCATCTATGGGGGCTACAGCCCCTACAGCTACAGTGGTTATGGAGTTGGAGGCGGTCTGGGTTATAACCGTTATAACTTAACAGATGACATCCCACCCAGCCGATTCGTCCAGCAGGCGGAGGAGAGCAGCCGCGGAGCATTTCAGTCCATTGAAAGCATTGTCCACGCCTTCTCGTCAGTCAGCATGATGATGGACGCTACTTTCTCTGCTGTCTACAACAGCTTCCGTGCTGTTCTGGATGTGGCCAATCATTTCTCCCGATTACGCATACATTTCACAAAAGTGCTTTCTGCTTTCGCCTTGGTTAGGACCCTTAGATACCTATATCGCAGGCTGCAGAGGCTGCTGGGATTGCGTCAGGATTCAGAGGTGGATGATTTGTGGGCAGACAGCGCCGCTTCCTCCATCGTGTCTGCTTCAGGAGCCAGAGGCACAGGGAATGAAGACCCCAGAGCGAATTCTGTCAAGTCATGGcccattttcttgttttttgctgtagttCTTGGTGGGCCGTATTTGATCTGGAAGCTTTTGCGGTCTGCTGAGGGTCTTGAGGAAAATGGTGAGACATTTTTCTCCCTTCTTGTTCTGTCTGTTCTCACACTTAAACTTTGCACACTCTTTTCACAATTTACAGGTCTGGCAAAAAAAAccaaatttattcctgtgatcaaagctaaattttgatgatccttcagaaatcattctaatatatgctgattttctgttcaagaaacattcttattattatcagtatttaaaacagtaaaaaaaaaaaaaaaaaaaaaaggattctttgatgaatagtaagatccaaagttttttttctattcagaaatgagagaaattaatactttgactggactaataatgctaaaaattccactttgaaatcacaggaatacattatattttaaaatattttcaaataaaaaaagttattttaaatagtagaaatatttcagaattttattgtttttacttaattttattgtacttgggatcaaataaatgtgtataaataaattaataaataaacaaataaattaatttctttaaaaaacattaaaaatcttactgttcaaaaactttttactggtagtgCATATAACTGCTGTTCATATTTTGGCTTTAATGTGGGACAATAGGACCAATTATGAGAATGATTTacactactatttaaaagattggggtagttttttatttttttaagaaacaaatacttttattcagcaaggatgcatttattataacagcgaaaacatttataatgttaaaaattatttctgttttaaataattaggataaattaaatttaggtaaataaaaatcaaaactagctttctgttcatcagagaatcctgaaaaaaaaaaaatagtttccaaaataatattagacagcacaaccgttttcaacattgataataagatgagatgtttcttgagcaccaaatcagcatattagaacgatttctgaatgatcatgtgacagtgaagactggagttatgatgctgaaaattcacatgagtaattttaaaatattaaaatagagaacagttcatttgaattgtaatatgttgcaatattattgtatttttgatcaaataaattcaaaatataataatacatttagaaaaCAAACTTTAGAACAATGCAGACAGAAGCTTCTACACTTCTGACGTAGCACTTAGGTCACTAAATATATTGCAGAGTTAAGTAATTTTATCATtcacaaatgcatattttcattAGCagcctataaaaaaatattggatgacatacatttgtttgtatgtgtctgaatgtgtttctgcATCTGTATGTTTGTGCTGGATGGATTTCTGAAGCATTTGTCTGTTCTGTTTTATAGGCACTAACTGGGCAAGTGGGGAGGATGACCATGTGGTAGCACGAGCTGAGTATGACTTCACAGCTGCATCAGAGGAAGAGATCTCTCTACAGGCTGGAGACATGCTTAATCTTGCCCCTAAAggtaaaagaagaagaaaaacgctgaacatacactgccctccaaaagtttggaaacacccctggcaaagtgtggttttggacgatatcagcataaatccttatcgttttttggtgcaaatacattaaagtaacttgacattatcattgcaGACCagcaataatttttattttgattacataataatggcaatatatacatgtcaaagtcaaaCATGCCCCTTTTCCCGCTGTGATGCCTGggtactggtttaaacttggcctaggtttttaaaagatttttgggtcagcacaccttaatagtttcaacaattgattgccaattaagtttagaataaaatgaatttaggcccagattatgcagagctgtaataactactaatggtggatattttgatgaatccaaaatgtatgttttttctatgtaaaaactgtttatgtaattaaaatatgttttcatagtttgtgttgtcccttatcagtgcaaaattatcacaaattaaaaaggattaatgcaaatattgtccaaaacaccacttttctagggtgtttccaaacttttggagggcagtgtaagtgtacttaaagggatagttcacccaaaaatgaaaattctgacattaattactcatcctcatgtcgttcaaaacccgcaagacttttgttcatcttcggaacacaaattaaaatatttttaatgaagtccaatgagggtgagtaagtaatgacacaattttcgtttttgggtgtactgtccctttaaacactttaattaaacagtgtaacattttaaacttgACTAATGTCAAGCATATTTGTACCATGTACATTTTGTCATAGGTATTATAAACACTGACTTACAGCTTGtactcagtgtttttttttttgtttgttttttcagaacaACAGCCCAGGGTGCGTGGTTGGCTGTTAGCCAGTGTGGATGGGCAGACCACTGGCCTCGTACCTGCCAACTACGTCAAAGTGTTGGGCCGGAGGAGAGGTAAAAAGCATGCAGACTTAGAGAGGATGGCACCAGCCCAGCAGGCTGCACAGAACCTTCCAGCACCTCAAACTGATCTGGCTACAGCTTCCGTTCCCAACTCCAGACTGGCGGTCCCTACCACATCAAATCCAGATGAGCTACTGGAGTCTGTTTACGGTGAAACACAAGGTCTTCACGCTGCTTTGGAGGTGCAACCTTCCACAAACATCAATAGTGATACTGTAGTGATAACCTCAGAAAAAATGGActtatgaatcatttgaatgaaagGAGAGGTGTACGTGTGTGtacgtacgtgtgtgtgtgtgtgtgtgtgtgtgtgatgggaGCTAGGAGAAAAATTGTAACCTTCATTAGAATGTATCACCCTCTACATAATTTGATCCAACAAGGGGGGGGAAATGAAAAAGTGAGGTGTTGAAGTAAAGTTGAattgtcattttcttttataattCGTTGTATGAACTGCATAATTCTGCAAATTTCAATAGACTGTTAGACTGAAAGCCATTACCAatgtttgttcacattttctttcttccacaaaaaatattgcgTGTTTCAGCATTATAGTTTGTTAGATTGTGTTAATAATgcctattaatttattttgaataattattaGGAACAATGGATTCAGTTTGTTTTGATACGTTCGCATCAAGcataaaatgttacaaactTGTTGTCATACACAGTTAATGCATCTGATTAGTATAAATGAGAGTGTGGGTTCTCAAATCAACCTAAATTTATGATGCAGTCTTTATTACAGATTTCTCCTAATGTAAGTTTTAGATTACGGTTCATCTTTCTGTAatgtgaatatttaatattttaagttgtgcTGTATCGAGGATtagtgtgtgcatttttctgtgTCTTCaggcttgcttgttttttttcatactaCTAACACAGTGTGCAATTATGTAAATACAAGCAATTATTTTGGCagtaaacacttaaaaaaaaatcaatctccTGTCATTTTCAATTGTATAGCAAAGTTCCAGCCTTTCCAAGATTACGGAAAATTACTGATTGACATTTTTAGCTGGGTAAGAAATGTAGgtgtttgtaaataaataaataaataaataaaaataagtcatAAAAATATGTTACACTGCAAGTCTGCTAACAGTTACTCtgccttcaaaagtttggggtttaaaaatagatttgaaAAATCTCTCATgttcactaaggctgcatttatttatttaataatatagtaCAAGAAAGATAAAGTCCGCAGATGAAGAGAACTTAAAACATCACCTTTGTGAGAGTCTGTCAATAAAAGTCTATATTTTTGGAGCTGTGGTGTGCCAACTTAATCTCTTTTTTCAactttgttatttttgtctGAGCACCCACTTTGAGCAATTTGCTAGTGATGTGTGCTTTTGCTTTGTGTTTGCTGGGTTTTGAAAGCATAATATGAACAGTAATATTAGGATATATTACTAaatttatagttgttttttttttttaaatttcaatatactttaaaatgtaatttattcatgtgatagCACAGCTTttttagcagtcattactccagtcttctttGTCACTGATCctgtatttatagtatttttttgtatctgAGATACATTTAGAAAACTAAATAGAAAActttaacattatgaatgtctttgctgtcactttttaaTCAATGTAATGCGTTCTTGCTGAatataagtatttatttcttactAACCTTAAACTTCAATAGTAGTACTGTATATGGGCTATTCCAAAGAATTtgttcaaagtcagagttggaaacgtcttTTGTGCACAAATTATGTATGTGTGCAAACTGTATAAtgtccaaggtacacatttctaatatttcagttaattctcatattgtattttcagaaagttctGGAATATTTTTCCTCTCCCCAGATTTGTCACTacagaaacacagtaatatataattaaataagaagggttatactgacatattaaaatttttgcttacatcttccttgtaaatatatttgtatattttattccaacattttcagaggtaaatccatTACAagtttaacaatatttcaagtgtgatttatgagatttgttgaattttgaatccaatttttctttgtaaaagtcAAAGTTtatcatactgatttcatttaagCATTCATTAgtttgcaataatattaatatacactgaaccaaacactatcataacatcttaattgataattcagtatattttatttttgacaaaacatcccaagTTTTGGTCGTGACAGCACATTGAGAGTAATGTTT
Above is a genomic segment from Labeo rohita strain BAU-BD-2019 chromosome 17, IGBB_LRoh.1.0, whole genome shotgun sequence containing:
- the pex13 gene encoding peroxisome biogenesis factor 13 — protein: MAQPPPKPWERRIPGTMTAPLNYRSADFGSVSHSGPSVSGPPVLTRVAPPVPPRPVQQAYRPTYSSFPSSYSPYGSSIYGGYSPYSYSGYGVGGGLGYNRYNLTDDIPPSRFVQQAEESSRGAFQSIESIVHAFSSVSMMMDATFSAVYNSFRAVLDVANHFSRLRIHFTKVLSAFALVRTLRYLYRRLQRLLGLRQDSEVDDLWADSAASSIVSASGARGTGNEDPRANSVKSWPIFLFFAVVLGGPYLIWKLLRSAEGLEENGTNWASGEDDHVVARAEYDFTAASEEEISLQAGDMLNLAPKEQQPRVRGWLLASVDGQTTGLVPANYVKVLGRRRGKKHADLERMAPAQQAAQNLPAPQTDLATASVPNSRLAVPTTSNPDELLESVYGETQGLHAALEVQPSTNINSDTVVITSEKMDL